The proteins below come from a single Mustela erminea isolate mMusErm1 chromosome 14, mMusErm1.Pri, whole genome shotgun sequence genomic window:
- the LOC116573097 gene encoding cytochrome c oxidase assembly factor 6 homolog, translating into MAAPSMKERQACWGARDEYWKCLDEKAEDASQCEQLRSAFESRCPQQWIKYFDKRRDYLKFKEKFEAGQFQPSKTTAQS; encoded by the exons ATGGCAGCCCCGTCCATGAAAGAAAGACAGGCGTGCTGGGGAGCCCGGGACGAGTACTGGAAGTGCTTGGACGAGAAGGCAGAGGACGCGTCCCAGTGCGAGCAGTTGAGAAGCGCATTCGAatccaggtgtccccagcagTGG ataaaatattttgataaaagaaGAGACTACttaaagttcaaagaaaaatttgaagcagGACAGTTCCAGCCTTCGAAAACGACAGCACAGTCCTAG